A single window of Candidatus Saccharibacteria bacterium DNA harbors:
- a CDS encoding ABC transporter permease, with the protein MKVSDYTLLAYTKIKTRKLRSVLTMISMAIVFTGLITASFAYNGGLNAMRDASPANLKDKYILAQDDIKVIYDPTNQPDNMNNTSPKTTVTEPNSIISNFGQEYGIKAVYEGFGTPDEVMTNDEVSCYDDSSWATTCVDTTYVMSAKMFEYYTTKALDQSAGVYNVLVSDTYARYLAKQDFKEGDDDYAKMAKQTKSIQAVLGNNFELKITVDAYQYPEGLPISAEDEPPEPETRPISVNVVGIVPSPSLINEIAGIFSYNNGRSSGVYFSDQNYPSSINLAEVKNGNFGSYTLFPEFDNISNMQRYIAEQKCNESAYSGPDACWAPEGTKPYINYFNTYDLAFIETGKQVLSFARIVLGIVAIGVAFSIASTTSKVILDSRKEIGVFRAIGAKRRQISGIYNVYIAMLVISALMIALVIARLIIGFLDIKYADKLSTQIALFNASPDPHGHFSFFGIDLYQLLLIGIFAILIGLIGASFPVLRSLKKDTLRYLRED; encoded by the coding sequence ATGAAAGTCTCAGATTATACCCTGCTAGCTTATACCAAGATTAAGACCCGCAAACTCCGCTCAGTCCTGACAATGATCTCGATGGCAATAGTCTTTACTGGACTCATTACTGCTAGCTTCGCCTACAATGGAGGGCTAAATGCGATGCGTGATGCCTCTCCTGCTAATCTAAAAGATAAATATATACTGGCTCAAGATGATATCAAGGTAATATATGACCCAACTAACCAGCCAGATAACATGAATAACACCTCGCCTAAGACAACAGTTACCGAGCCAAATAGTATCATCAGTAATTTTGGCCAAGAATATGGCATCAAGGCAGTTTATGAGGGATTTGGTACACCAGATGAAGTAATGACTAATGATGAGGTTTCTTGCTATGATGACTCTTCGTGGGCTACCACATGCGTTGATACTACCTATGTAATGAGTGCCAAAATGTTTGAATACTACACTACCAAAGCACTCGATCAATCAGCAGGTGTCTATAATGTATTGGTCAGTGATACCTATGCTCGCTACTTAGCTAAACAAGATTTCAAAGAAGGTGATGATGATTATGCCAAGATGGCAAAACAAACCAAATCAATCCAAGCAGTACTTGGCAATAATTTTGAACTTAAAATCACTGTTGATGCTTATCAGTACCCAGAAGGTCTGCCAATCTCCGCCGAAGATGAGCCTCCAGAACCTGAAACTAGACCGATATCTGTTAATGTAGTAGGTATAGTACCGTCACCCAGTCTGATCAATGAGATTGCTGGCATCTTTAGCTATAATAATGGGCGATCTTCAGGAGTTTATTTCTCAGATCAAAACTACCCAAGCTCTATTAACTTGGCCGAAGTCAAAAATGGTAACTTTGGCTCCTATACACTGTTCCCTGAATTTGACAATATTTCCAATATGCAACGCTATATAGCTGAGCAAAAATGTAATGAGAGTGCCTATTCTGGACCAGACGCCTGTTGGGCTCCTGAAGGGACCAAGCCCTATATCAATTATTTCAACACCTACGATCTGGCCTTTATCGAGACTGGCAAACAAGTATTGAGCTTTGCCAGGATAGTCTTAGGCATCGTAGCAATTGGTGTAGCTTTTAGCATTGCCTCTACTACTAGCAAGGTGATTTTGGACTCTCGTAAAGAAATCGGAGTCTTCCGAGCAATCGGTGCCAAACGTCGACAAATATCTGGCATTTATAATGTCTATATTGCTATGCTTGTGATCTCTGCGCTGATGATTGCCCTAGTAATAGCCAGATTGATTATTGGATTTCTCGATATCAAATATGCTGATAAGCTCTCGACTCAGATTGCTCTATTCAATGCTAGCCCAGATCCGCATGGGCATTTCAGCTTCTTTGGTATTGATTTATATCAGCTACTCTTGATCGGGATATTTGCAATCCTGATCGGACTGATCGGTGCTAGCTTCCCTGTCCTCAGATCACTCAAGAAAGATACTCTTCGCTACTTGCGCGAAGACTAA